From the genome of Salmonella enterica subsp. houtenae serovar Houten:
GTCGCCAGTGTTATCAACCTGGCCGGGAAAATTCCCAGCCAGATGATGACACGTAAATAATGCGATGTGTTAGTCCTTTTTCGCCGCATTAGCAAAGAATATATCGGATTGGATATCCTTGGTGCGTAGGGTGAAAAGTTGATTTGTTAACGTTTCAGTGAGCTTTTCTGCATCAGCCATGACCCGTAAATTAAAATCGTTCAACATTTTATCCGCCGCATCTTTATTGGTTTTAGCCATATTCAGATATTCCGTTTCGACCTCTTGCTGCTCTTTCGCTGTTTTGGCTTCCCATTCGGCGTAGGCTTTTTTCACAACGGGAGCGAGCTTAGGGTAGTCCGTCATTGTTAATGTCTGCAATTTCCGGTATTTCCAGTAAATAGACTGACTGTCAGCTTTATCCGCACCCATAGTATAATTTACCGGATACGCCTTTAAACCGCTGTAATAGGGGACGAAGGCGGTTAAATCGGCCATTCCTAAACCAATGTAGGTGACTTCACCAATTTCTTTCGGCAGCCACGGGCGGACCTGCATCACATGTGCTTCATAGGTACGAAAAACGCTGACGGGGCGCCAGGGTTCTTTGCCATTCAGGCCGTTAGAGTAAGGATCGTGTTTTGTCCCCTCGTAATGGCTGCGTAAAACGGCTTTGACGTCATCAAGCGTCATTTTCTTCTCAGGCGTCATAAAAACAGGGAACTGCCTTCCGGTGGCCATATCTTGTTTTACTGAAGGATTAAATTTTTGCTGAATGGTCCATACGCGCGGATCATTATAGGTGCGATCTCGCTCATCGTCGCGTGTGTAGGCTTTGGAGAAATTGAACTTACCGTCTTTTTGTGGATTATAAAGTCCTTTTTCAGTGGCAAATGCCACCAAAGATTTTGACCCCATCACATTCGCATCATTTGGATCGTAATTCTGTAGACGCCCCTGATTACCGGTGGCGAAATACTGATTAGCCGCGAGGCGCTGCGCCATCCATTGATGACCCGTGGCGGTTTCCAGATACCAGATTTCATTATCATCTACTACTGCGACGCCAAAACCTTCCCCGGCGCCAACGGTTTCAATAATGTGCCCCAGCAGCGCAATCGCCTCACGCGCTGTTTTGGTCTGTGAAAGCAAGATATCCGGGATATCGTCTTCAGTAATGCCTTTATCTTCAACGTAGGGATCGAAGGCGAGAGCTTTGGGCGAAGCAAAAATAGACTCCGTACCGCTTACGCCCACTCCCGCTTCGTTAAAACCGGTAGCGCCGTGTAGCTGTGTTTTCCAGTTCGGCACTGTCGTATAACGTAACGACTCTTTTGGTAATGGCCAGGTAAAATCATTCGCGCCATTATGCGCTTTGGTGCTATACATCCCGGTCTGATTATGCATGGCGGGATGGATGACAAAATGCTGTGCTTTCATTGCATCACTGTCTGCGCTACGGGCGACGATCATTGAGCCGTCTGATGATGCTTCGTTGCCTACCAGTAACGTTGTACAGGAGAAGCCTGATGAGATGAACGCTAAATTTATTGACAATGCAAGCATACACTTTTTAAAAGAAAACATATTTTTCCCTCTTAAATGCCATAAATACACCGGAATCACTCCGTGCCATTAAGTATGAAATCGATACTGAATATCGGTTTTCATCAGGGAAGACGCCCCTGCCCACGCTTTCCCGAATATCTGTAGTGTGTTCTGACCATTCTTTAATGAAATAAAAATGACCATATTGTTTATTTATTCATCTACAGATGCCCTGGTATTCAGGATATACCCTAAACCAGGCGGAAGAATAACAATCAGAGAAAGGATTTCAGTGACATGCTTCTCAATATATTAGTACTTAAGAAAAATTCATTTTAGCGTTCTGGAATTTTTATCTGTGTTATTAGAACGATAAGAAGGTTTATTAGCGTCGTGTTACAAAAGTAAATAATCATATTTTGGCTATTTTGATTCGGATAATTCAACTGTGGCAGTAAATATATTGCAGGATAAAATCAGAGGCGAAGCGCAGCGGTAACTGAGGCACAAAGCAAAAAGCCCGCTTGAAAGCAGGCTTTTCTGAATTTGGCTCCTCTGACTGGACTCGAACCAGTGACATACGGATTAACAGTCCGCCGTTCTACCGACTGAACTACAGAGGAATCGTTTCAACGAGGCGCATAATACTGGGCTAACTATAACGTGTCAACAGTAAAATTAACACGTCAATTCAATTGGTTAATTAACCTACAAAATGAGGAATTAATGTTCTGATTCTCTCCCGTAGCTGCCTTCGGTTGCGTCTACCTGCAAGCGCTGAGAAGGGTCCTGGCGATAGAACTGACAAAAACGCTGCCATAACGCCGGGAAACGTGGGGCAAACAGTTCTGGTGCGCTAAAAAAATACTCTGATAACACGGCAAAACATTCTGCAGGGTCGGTGGCAGCATAGGCATCTATGCTGGCAGCGCTTTCGCCAACAAGATCGATTTCATCCTGAATATTATTCATTGCGGCGTGGAGATCGTGTTCCCAGCCAGCGACATCGCGCAACGGGATGAAAGGAATGCCGCTGGCGCGATCGCCATTACGCATATCCAGTTTATGTGCGACTTCATGAATAATGAGGTTGAACCCCGAAACATCGAACGAGTCCTGGATATCCAGCCAGTTCAGAATGATTGGTCCTTGTTGCCAGCTTTGCCCCGACTGTACAACGCGCTGACTATGCACCAGACCGATGTCATCTTCCCATTCATCATCTACAACAAAGGGAGCGGGGTAAATGAGTACTTCATGAAAACCATCAAGCCACTCAATACCGAGCTCCAGGATCGGTAAGCAAAAAATTAACGCAATACGTGCGCTTTTTAACGAGTCGAGCTCAAATCCCTGTAGCGCTACCAGTCTTTTTTGCTGCAAAAAACGTTCGGCCAGCGCAATGAGCCGGGCCTGTTCTTGCGCGGTGAGGTTTACCAGAAGAGGTATAGCCAGCGCATCATCCCACGGCCAGTCTGCGTTCTGGGTTATTTCTTGTGCTTTCCAGGGCCACTTAATCATCGTTTTGCTCGTAAACTCGTCACTTGAACAAAATTACCCGAACAGGGTCTGTTAAAATGCCAAATTACCTGGCATCATTGCAATATACGGAGAGATGCCGGAGCGGCTGAACGGACCGGTCTCGAAAACCGGAGTAGGGGCAACTCTACCGGGGGTTCAAATCCCCCTCTCTCCGCCACTATTCAAACACTTAGCTTAACTGCTTTCAATGACCCTCGTCACACTTGATATGTCACTGCCTGGTATAGTGTTAGTATACGTACAGGAGCCCTTACCTATCTCTGTTTTTCTCAAAACAGGAAGTGTCAGTGTTGAAGACATTTACCTTTCGCGATGGTGCGAATCTATCCGGTTTACGACATCAGGAGAGTGGCGTATCTATTGTCAGGATATGTAGGCGTTGTGAGACGTAACTGACTATCAATAGATATTACATGAAGATGATTTACACCTGGTTTCATCTACAATGGCGGGGCATAGATAAAAATTGTATGGCAATCAGCGCGATAATGCTAAAAAAGTAATTAATATTTTTTTAACAACACTAAAGCTTGCTATGTTCAGTTAACCGTGCGTTAATGGGTGTGCGGTTTGATACAAACTTATCTGAAGTAGTGATTGTAATATTTCTCATCATTTGTCCCTCTTGAGATCTCCTTTAGGTTTTTTTCTCTCTGATAATTTTTTTCAGGCCATTCCATCCAAACGGCTAATTCAAAAGGTAACAATATTATGACGACGAAAATCACTGGTTTAGTAAAATGGTTTAACCCTGAAAAGGGATTCGGTTTCATTACGCCTAAAGATGGCAGCAAAGATGTATTTGTACATTTCTCTGCAATCCAAAGTAATGATTTCCGCACCCTTAATGAAAATCAGGAAGTTGAATTTTCAGTAGAGCAGGGACCAAAAGGTCCATCAGCGGTCAACGTTGTGGTGCTTTAAGGCAACTGATATCACTAATAAAATTCACTTCAGGTGTCCATGTTGCCATGGTTCACAATACAGGACATCGACATTCGATGTTACTGAGAAAAATCCGTTTGGTGCGAAATGTATTTTTTGTAAGTCAACCATGATTACTTTTGATAATGTTGCTCTGTATATTCGATCAGGACAAATTCCGCCAGATTTTAGAAAATAATTCACATTAGCTCCTTACCGGAGCTTTTTTATGATCGGATGATTATGACAATAAAAAACTATGGAAGCCGACATCCATAATGACATTCTCCTTTTCCTTCCATTAAAAAGAGTTTCCTCTCTTGCAGATAGCCTCTAAAAAGAGTGAGTTTATCCTCTCTATCAGATGAAAATGTGTCAGCCTGTCCTTACGTCGTTATCCGTTATTTCATTCTCGCCATTACAATAACAAGCCCGCACAGCGCGCGGGCTTGAATAACATAAAGTGTCTTAGAACTGGTAGACCAGACCAACACCTACGATATCATCGGTTGCAATACCGTTGCTTGCGTAGAAGTCGTCATCTTTATCCAGCAGGTTGATTTTATAATCAACGTAGGTGGACATATTTTTGTTGAAGTAGTAGGTCATACCGACGTCAACATATTTAACCAGATCTTTGTCGGTGTAACGCCAGTTGCCACGATGGACTTCCTGGCCTCCTAAATCTTCGCCCTTAGACAGCAGATAGGAAACGGACGGACGCAGACCGAAATCGAACTGATACTGCGCGACCGCTTCAAAGTTCTGTGTTTTATTAGCGATACCACCGTTACCTTCGCCATCGCCACCGCCATAGTAAGTCATGTTGCGGGTTTCAGAGTACATGGCTGCCAGATAAACGTTATAGGCATCATATTTTGCACCGACGGTCCAGGCTTCAGCGGTTTCACCTCCCGCATAGTTGTTGCGTTCATTCATGCCGTCGCCGTAACCACGAGCAACCTGATTGTCCGTACGGTCAGAAGAGGAGTAGGCCGCACCCAGGCTTAACCCGAAGTCAAAGTCGTAGGAGGCAGACATACCGAAACCGTCGCCATTTTCACGGGCCAGTTTGCGGTTACCGCCATTACCCGTGCCTTCGCCAGCACCGCCGTTTTCATTATTACCCTGGTACTGCAATGCGAAGTTCAAACCGTCCACCAGGCCGAAGAAGTCGGTGTTACGGTAGGTAGCGACGCCGTTCGTTCTGCCCAGCATATAGACATCGGTCTGGGTATAAGAGTCGCCGCCGAATTCCGGCAGCACATCGGTCCAGGCTTCAACGTCGTAGATGATGCCATAGTTCCGACCGTAATCGAAAGAGCCGTACTCGCCGAATTTCAAACCGGCAAAGCCCAGACGAGTCCAGGAATTTGCGCCTTCACCTTCTGTAGTGTTCGCCTGAACGTTGTATTCCCACTGTCCATAGCCGGTCAGCATATCGTTGATCTGCGTTTCGCCTTTAAAGCCAAAACGGACATAGGACTGGTCACCATCGCTGCTTGCATCGTCAGAGAAGTAATGCAGACCATCCACTTTGCCGTACAGGTCGAGTTTGTTGCCATCTTTATTATAAATTTCAGCCGCATTTGCTGCGCCTGCCACTAATAAAACCGGGACAAGCAGTGCCAGAACTTTTCTGTTCATTATGTATTCCCTTGTGATAATAATTTATATGAATATGTAGCCACTTCAACAAAACTACAAATTGATACTATTCTATTAAGTTCATAGAATTTTAAAAATAACATGTAAAAAAGATATTTAAAACATTTCTATTTGTTTCTGTTTGGGTTTTCATAATACAGAGAATATAGATTATCAAGAATGTATATCTCATAATTATCATTTATTATCAATAAGTTATTGGTTTTTACTTTGAGGGTTTTGTTATGAATATAATTTATTTTTCATATGAGTCATATGATTCTATTCTGAAAAGGAATAAAAAAACCGGCGTAATTGCCGGCAATATGAGTAATAGTAAAATAAATGATAAAAGGCTAATAACGGGGTTATTCTGACATGCAGCATCAATAAAATAAAACACTATTACGGTGTATAAAAATAATGTGTTCTGGTTATGTTTTATTATGTATCAGGACGTGCTTCATTTATCATTACCTTATTTAACAGCATGTTCACCGCAAGGCTCAACATTACCTGAGATCAAATTATTTGTGGAATGAATAATCAGTGTCTACGCAGAAGATGTTTCAGTGTCGAAATGTGATTGATATCACATTATAATGTAACTAATGTCATATGACTTACATCACAAAAACGGAGTAAGGTTTGAGTATCTGGGAGGAGAAGGGCACCCGTAGCATGGGCGGTAAACTAGCTCTATGGGTTTTTTACACCTTTTGCGGCTACTTCATCTGGGCGATGGCGCATTGCGTCTGGCTGATGTCCGCCATACAAACTGAGCCTGTTCTCGGCCCAAACGGTGAGCCTGGTAGTGCAACCGAAAAGTGGCTTAACGCGCTCTCACTGGGCGTCGTTTGGCTTATTCTTGGGAGTATTGCCTGGTACACCCGGCCTCGCAAAGGCCTGTCTTCTCCCGCTGACACTACGCCCGAAACGCGCAGCCAGGCAAGGATGTAAAATAGCGACGGATATGTCAGCATGGCGGACCCTTTGCTCAGGGATGTAATAATGGTCTGCTATAAAGAGAGGGCGTATGGACTCAGGATACTGGCAATCACAGTTTGAAGACTGGCTACGTCACCACCACCTGGAGCAGGATGCCGCCCATGACATCTTCCATTTTCGTCGTGTTTGGGCAACCGCGCAAAAGCTCGGGGAAAACGGTCCTGTCGACTGGCTGGTGGTTCTATCGGCATGTTATTTCCATGACATTGTCAGCCTGGCGAAAAATCATCCGCAGCGGCATCGTTCTTCTATTCTGGCGGCGGCTGAAACCCGACGTATTTTTCTGCGGGATTTTCCTGACGTTCCGGCAGAAAAACTGGCGGGCATTTGTCATGCTATCGAAGCGCATAGCTTCAGCGCAAAAATTGCGCCCACCACGCCAGAGGCAAAAATCGTGCAGGATGCAGACAGACTGGAGGCATTGGGCGCCATTGGTCTGGCGCGGGTCTTTGCGGTCTCCGGCGCGCTGGGCGTCGCGCTGTTTGATGCCGACGATCCCTTTGCCGACAAACGTCCTCTTAACGATAAGCAATTCGCGCT
Proteins encoded in this window:
- the pepD_2 gene encoding dipeptidase; the protein is MFSFKKCMLALSINLAFISSGFSCTTLLVGNEASSDGSMIVARSADSDAMKAQHFVIHPAMHNQTGMYSTKAHNGANDFTWPLPKESLRYTTVPNWKTQLHGATGFNEAGVGVSGTESIFASPKALAFDPYVEDKGITEDDIPDILLSQTKTAREAIALLGHIIETVGAGEGFGVAVVDDNEIWYLETATGHQWMAQRLAANQYFATGNQGRLQNYDPNDANVMGSKSLVAFATEKGLYNPQKDGKFNFSKAYTRDDERDRTYNDPRVWTIQQKFNPSVKQDMATGRQFPVFMTPEKKMTLDDVKAVLRSHYEGTKHDPYSNGLNGKEPWRPVSVFRTYEAHVMQVRPWLPKEIGEVTYIGLGMADLTAFVPYYSGLKAYPVNYTMGADKADSQSIYWKYRKLQTLTMTDYPKLAPVVKKAYAEWEAKTAKEQQEVETEYLNMAKTNKDAADKMLNDFNLRVMADAEKLTETLTNQLFTLRTKDIQSDIFFANAAKKD
- the mtfA gene encoding Putative inner membrane protein — encoded protein: MIKWPWKAQEITQNADWPWDDALAIPLLVNLTAQEQARLIALAERFLQQKRLVALQGFELDSLKSARIALIFCLPILELGIEWLDGFHEVLIYPAPFVVDDEWEDDIGLVHSQRVVQSGQSWQQGPIILNWLDIQDSFDVSGFNLIIHEVAHKLDMRNGDRASGIPFIPLRDVAGWEHDLHAAMNNIQDEIDLVGESAASIDAYAATDPAECFAVLSEYFFSAPELFAPRFPALWQRFCQFYRQDPSQRLQVDATEGSYGRESEH
- the ompN_1 gene encoding Outer membrane protein C precursor: MNRKVLALLVPVLLVAGAANAAEIYNKDGNKLDLYGKVDGLHYFSDDASSDGDQSYVRFGFKGETQINDMLTGYGQWEYNVQANTTEGEGANSWTRLGFAGLKFGEYGSFDYGRNYGIIYDVEAWTDVLPEFGGDSYTQTDVYMLGRTNGVATYRNTDFFGLVDGLNFALQYQGNNENGGAGEGTGNGGNRKLARENGDGFGMSASYDFDFGLSLGAAYSSSDRTDNQVARGYGDGMNERNNYAGGETAEAWTVGAKYDAYNVYLAAMYSETRNMTYYGGGDGEGNGGIANKTQNFEAVAQYQFDFGLRPSVSYLLSKGEDLGGQEVHRGNWRYTDKDLVKYVDVGMTYYFNKNMSTYVDYKINLLDKDDDFYASNGIATDDIVGVGLVYQF
- the yedR gene encoding membrane protein, producing MSIWEEKGTRSMGGKLALWVFYTFCGYFIWAMAHCVWLMSAIQTEPVLGPNGEPGSATEKWLNALSLGVVWLILGSIAWYTRPRKGLSSPADTTPETRSQARM
- the yedJ gene encoding metal-dependent phospho hydrolase, with amino-acid sequence MDSGYWQSQFEDWLRHHHLEQDAAHDIFHFRRVWATAQKLGENGPVDWLVVLSACYFHDIVSLAKNHPQRHRSSILAAAETRRIFLRDFPDVPAEKLAGICHAIEAHSFSAKIAPTTPEAKIVQDADRLEALGAIGLARVFAVSGALGVALFDADDPFADKRPLNDKQFALDHFQTKLLKLPLTMQTERGKYLAQRNADFLVLYMAKLSAELRGDYETRDQTVIETYATHQ